In one window of Cytophagaceae bacterium ABcell3 DNA:
- a CDS encoding OsmC family protein, whose protein sequence is MLIELSQKDGFHFEALNESEQIVHIDASPAIGGQNKGARPMELLIMGLGGCSAIDVINILKKQKIEVQGMRIRINADRDPEAVPSLFTNIHVEFILPATVDKQKAERAAALSMDKYCSVAKTLEKTAKITYTTHFE, encoded by the coding sequence ATGTTAATAGAACTTTCCCAAAAAGACGGCTTTCATTTTGAAGCTTTAAATGAATCCGAGCAAATAGTACATATAGATGCATCTCCGGCCATAGGCGGCCAAAACAAGGGAGCAAGACCCATGGAGCTTTTAATCATGGGCTTGGGCGGTTGCAGCGCCATTGATGTCATCAATATTCTAAAAAAGCAGAAAATTGAAGTACAGGGTATGCGAATCAGGATTAACGCAGACAGGGATCCAGAAGCTGTACCATCACTTTTCACCAATATACATGTGGAGTTTATCCTCCCTGCCACCGTAGACAAACAAAAGGCCGAAAGGGCCGCTGCCTTATCTATGGACAAGTACTGTTCGGTTGCCAAGACTTTGGAAAAAACTGCCAAAATAACCTATACCACACACTTTGAATAA
- a CDS encoding nitrite reductase: MSTDLKNTGLELSEKISSAAKEDILELNGKISAFRNLQIDEEKFRAFRLARGVYGQRQQGVQMVRIKLPFGKVSPDQLIRIADISDKYASGNLHLTTRQDIQIHYVKLDDAPKVWAALEEVGVTLREACGNTVRNITASPVAGIDPNEPFDVSPYAYEQFRYFLRNPICQEMGRKFKMSFSSGEGDDAFGFMHDLGFIPKVKIEDGKEVRGFKVFVGGGLGAQAFHAHLASEFLPEDQVIPFTEAVIRVFDRFGERAKRNKARLKFLLNKTGIEEFLKLVEQERLAIKSKSYVTDRDVLGEPVLPEGSFAEEAPVDADKFETFLKTNVFEQKQKGFYGVYVKVHLGDMSTDTARKFAAVIKKYAADDVRITVNQDYLLRFVKKEALASLFNELNALGLAEPGYDSIMDITACPGTDTCNLGISSSTGVSTELERILKEEYPQLVYNKDIKIKISGCMNACGQHTIGNIGFHGMSIKNGPYVLPAMQLLLGGGLEPDGSGSIADKVIKVPSKRCPEALRYILNDYQENSKEGERFNDYYRRQKEADKMYFYRLLKPLADLSSITDLDYIDWGHTEKYVKEVGVGECAGAMVDLVGTLINETKEKLQIAERFLERETYADAIYQSYTTFVSGAKALLTSEGVSCNTQMGIINDFNEQFVEKGNFFVFEGDFAKQVLKMKEHEPSKAFAEQYLKEAQDFVKQVIAVREKQLVK, encoded by the coding sequence ATGAGTACAGATTTAAAGAACACAGGATTGGAACTTTCCGAAAAGATTTCTTCGGCAGCCAAAGAGGATATTCTTGAACTGAATGGTAAGATATCGGCTTTTCGCAATTTGCAAATCGATGAAGAAAAGTTTAGGGCTTTTCGTCTTGCCAGAGGGGTGTACGGACAGCGCCAGCAAGGCGTTCAGATGGTTAGAATCAAGCTGCCTTTTGGAAAAGTAAGTCCTGATCAGTTGATTCGTATTGCTGATATTTCTGATAAATACGCTTCTGGAAACCTGCACTTGACTACCCGTCAAGATATCCAAATTCATTATGTAAAGCTTGACGATGCTCCTAAGGTTTGGGCTGCTCTTGAAGAAGTAGGGGTTACGCTTAGGGAAGCTTGTGGTAACACGGTCAGGAACATTACTGCTTCTCCGGTTGCAGGCATTGACCCTAATGAACCTTTTGATGTTTCTCCTTATGCCTATGAGCAGTTTAGGTATTTCTTGCGCAACCCGATTTGCCAGGAAATGGGAAGGAAATTTAAAATGTCTTTTTCCTCAGGAGAAGGTGACGATGCTTTTGGCTTTATGCATGACTTAGGTTTTATTCCTAAAGTTAAAATTGAGGATGGCAAAGAAGTTAGAGGGTTTAAAGTGTTTGTAGGTGGCGGTCTTGGTGCGCAGGCTTTTCATGCCCACCTAGCCAGCGAATTCCTTCCAGAAGACCAAGTGATCCCTTTTACAGAGGCGGTGATTAGGGTTTTTGACCGTTTTGGCGAAAGGGCTAAAAGAAATAAGGCCCGTCTTAAGTTTTTGCTTAATAAAACTGGTATTGAGGAATTCCTTAAACTTGTTGAGCAAGAGCGTTTGGCTATTAAGAGTAAATCTTATGTTACCGATAGAGATGTGCTTGGAGAACCTGTATTGCCAGAAGGTTCTTTTGCGGAAGAAGCTCCTGTTGACGCTGACAAGTTCGAAACTTTCTTAAAAACCAATGTTTTTGAACAAAAGCAAAAAGGTTTTTATGGCGTATATGTAAAAGTGCATTTGGGCGACATGTCTACAGATACTGCTCGTAAGTTTGCGGCTGTTATTAAAAAATATGCTGCCGACGATGTGCGTATTACGGTAAATCAAGACTATTTGCTACGTTTTGTTAAAAAAGAGGCCTTGGCTTCTTTGTTTAACGAGTTAAATGCGCTTGGCTTGGCAGAGCCTGGTTATGATAGCATAATGGATATCACCGCTTGCCCTGGTACTGATACTTGTAACCTTGGTATTTCTAGTAGTACAGGTGTTTCTACCGAACTGGAAAGGATCCTTAAGGAGGAGTACCCACAACTTGTTTACAACAAGGATATAAAAATAAAAATTAGTGGTTGTATGAATGCTTGTGGACAGCACACCATTGGAAATATAGGTTTCCATGGTATGTCTATCAAGAATGGCCCTTATGTACTGCCTGCTATGCAGCTATTGTTGGGAGGTGGCCTTGAGCCTGATGGTTCAGGATCTATTGCTGACAAGGTAATCAAAGTTCCATCTAAAAGATGTCCTGAAGCGTTAAGGTATATCCTTAATGATTATCAGGAAAACTCAAAAGAAGGTGAGCGTTTCAATGACTACTACCGTAGGCAAAAAGAGGCTGACAAAATGTATTTTTACAGATTACTTAAGCCTTTGGCCGATCTTAGCAGTATAACAGACTTAGATTACATTGACTGGGGGCATACTGAAAAATATGTTAAAGAAGTAGGTGTGGGAGAGTGTGCTGGCGCTATGGTAGACCTTGTGGGAACGCTTATCAACGAAACCAAAGAAAAACTGCAGATAGCTGAAAGGTTTCTTGAAAGAGAGACTTACGCAGACGCTATTTATCAGTCATATACTACATTTGTGAGTGGAGCTAAAGCACTTTTGACTTCAGAGGGTGTGAGCTGCAATACGCAAATGGGTATAATAAATGATTTTAATGAACAGTTTGTTGAAAAAGGAAACTTTTTTGTGTTTGAAGGTGATTTTGCAAAGCAAGTGCTTAAGATGAAAGAACACGAACCTTCCAAAGCTTTTGCAGAGCAGTACTTGAAGGAGGCTCAGGATTTTGTTAAGCAAGTAATCGCTGTTAGAGAAAAACAACTGGTAAAATAA
- a CDS encoding sigma-70 family RNA polymerase sigma factor, whose protein sequence is MKDQEVIERIRKGDEGALDYLYKKHYRMMVKLILKNSGNEEEAKDIYQEALIVLWQKVTDKNFILTSKISTFLYSICLNLWRKELERKSRHSNEEADVPEFMNIEQQERIDIINRCINSLGDTCQKILMYYYFDKLSMTDIADKMGFANADTAKTKKYKCKKELDKKVKSLFTASDFLD, encoded by the coding sequence ATGAAAGATCAGGAAGTCATTGAACGAATACGGAAAGGTGACGAGGGAGCCTTGGACTACCTCTACAAGAAGCACTACCGTATGATGGTAAAACTGATCCTCAAAAACAGTGGTAATGAGGAAGAAGCCAAAGATATTTATCAAGAAGCGTTAATAGTGCTTTGGCAAAAGGTGACAGACAAAAACTTTATCCTAACCTCAAAAATAAGCACCTTCCTTTATAGTATCTGTCTGAACCTCTGGAGAAAAGAATTAGAAAGAAAAAGCCGCCACTCTAATGAAGAAGCGGACGTTCCAGAATTCATGAACATTGAGCAGCAAGAAAGGATTGATATAATAAATAGGTGTATAAATAGTTTGGGCGATACCTGTCAAAAGATCCTTATGTACTACTACTTTGACAAACTATCGATGACAGATATCGCTGATAAAATGGGTTTTGCCAATGCCGATACTGCAAAAACAAAAAAATATAAGTGTAAAAAAGAGCTTGACAAAAAAGTAAAATCATTGTTTACGGCTAGTGATTTTTTAGATTAA
- a CDS encoding aminotransferase class I/II-fold pyridoxal phosphate-dependent enzyme produces MEENKNFETQAVRTQAERSYNREHSVPLYMTSSFVFEDAEQARAMFADEVPGNIYTRFSNPNSSEFIEKMALLEGAEDGFATASGMSAVFSSMAPFLNAGDHVLISKSVFGSTIQVVSQIFPKWGISYSYADIRKPETWEGLIQPNTKMIMVETPSNPALDLIDLEWLGKLANKHNILLNVDNCFPTPYLQQPIKWGAHIVTHSATKFIDGQGRAIGGIILGSKELIKEVRFFCRHTGPALSPFNAWIFSKSLETLALRMDRHCENALKLAQHLENHPEIEQVKYPFLPSHPQFELAKKQMKAGGGVVTFIVKGGIERGRKFLNALQMASHTANLGDSRTIITHPASTTHSKLTDEDRASVGILPGLIRVSAGLEHIDDIITEVEQALEASKA; encoded by the coding sequence ATGGAAGAAAATAAAAACTTTGAAACGCAAGCCGTCCGAACACAAGCAGAACGGTCATACAACAGAGAGCATTCTGTCCCGCTGTACATGACATCGAGCTTTGTTTTTGAAGATGCCGAACAAGCCAGGGCCATGTTTGCCGATGAAGTACCTGGGAATATTTACACCAGGTTCTCTAACCCTAACAGCTCTGAGTTTATAGAAAAAATGGCGCTGCTAGAAGGGGCTGAAGATGGCTTTGCTACCGCTTCAGGCATGTCGGCTGTATTTAGCAGCATGGCTCCTTTTTTGAACGCAGGCGACCATGTTCTGATTTCTAAATCTGTCTTCGGCTCAACCATTCAAGTGGTCAGCCAAATATTTCCTAAGTGGGGAATTTCTTATAGTTATGCGGACATAAGAAAGCCGGAAACTTGGGAGGGCCTTATTCAACCAAATACTAAGATGATCATGGTTGAAACACCTTCCAACCCCGCACTCGACCTTATAGATCTGGAATGGTTGGGGAAATTGGCAAATAAACACAATATTTTGTTGAACGTAGACAACTGCTTTCCTACGCCTTATCTCCAGCAACCTATTAAATGGGGGGCACATATTGTAACCCATTCGGCCACTAAATTTATTGATGGTCAGGGAAGAGCTATTGGAGGTATTATTTTAGGCAGTAAAGAACTGATCAAGGAAGTCAGGTTTTTCTGTCGCCACACGGGACCTGCCTTATCCCCTTTCAATGCTTGGATATTTTCTAAAAGCCTTGAAACATTAGCTTTAAGAATGGACAGGCATTGTGAAAACGCCTTAAAGTTGGCCCAGCATCTGGAAAACCATCCAGAAATCGAACAGGTAAAATATCCTTTCTTGCCTAGCCACCCACAATTCGAACTAGCCAAAAAACAAATGAAAGCAGGCGGAGGCGTGGTAACTTTTATCGTAAAAGGTGGTATAGAAAGAGGCCGAAAGTTTCTAAACGCACTGCAAATGGCTTCCCATACTGCAAACCTTGGCGATAGCAGAACCATTATTACCCACCCGGCATCTACCACGCATTCAAAGCTAACTGATGAAGATAGAGCTTCGGTAGGTATATTGCCAGGACTTATCAGGGTTTCTGCCGGCCTGGAACATATTGACGATATTATAACAGAGGTTGAGCAAGCATTGGAAGCATCTAAAGCATAG